From the Arctopsyche grandis isolate Sample6627 chromosome 11, ASM5162203v2, whole genome shotgun sequence genome, one window contains:
- the LOC143919098 gene encoding uncharacterized protein LOC143919098 — translation MECRLCLGPAPADSSVSIFGEPHPERLEQRIRTCCQIQVKRDDGLPNTVCISCKTNLESLISFRKACLRSNETSQVRLDDCLKIKTEEVLLEDLIWDDETSLPTIQQKNCEISTKLVLHTREKPFKCEICLKSYTRKSSLKLHEKLHTGIKPHKCDTCLKSFIHKYELVSHLRSHTGEKPYKCEICLKSFTRKFSLRLHKKAHSGIKPHKCDICVKSIFHKSSLVTHKKFHPGIQSYKCDICLKSFIQKYGLVLHLRSHMGEKPYNCDVCLKSFIRKDRLVMHLRSHTGDKPYKCEMCSKSFSEKSSLKSHVILHTEIRPHKCEICLKSFSHKSTFKSHKKLHSGIKPHKCEICLKSFSHKSSLVSHEKLHTGIQPYKCDICLKSFIRKDKLVIHLRSHTGEKPYKCDICLKSFTQKSSLLSHEKLHSGIKPHKCEICLKSFSHKSSLVSHEKLHTGIKPYKCNICLKSFIRKDKLVIHLSSHTVEKPYKCEICLKSFSHKSTLVSHEKLHTEIKPH, via the exons atggagtgcaggctttgtcttggaccagctccggctgactcttccgtctccatcttcggcgaacctcatccagagcgtctggagcaacgcattcggacctgctgtcaaattcag gttaaaagagacGACGGGTTGCCGAACACGGTGTGTatttcgtgtaagaccaatctggaatcattaatcagctttcgaaaggcttgtttacGAAGCAATGAAACATCTCAAGTGAGGTTAGATGATTGCCTGAAGATCAAGACTGAGGAAGTTTtgttggaagatttaatatgggacgatgagaCTTCATTACCGacaattcaacaaaaaaattgtgaaattagTACAAAACTTGTTTTACATACTAGAGAAAAGCcgttcaaatgtgaaatttgtttaaaatcgtataCTCGAAAATCTAGCCTTAaattacatgaaaaattgcatactgggataaaaccacacaaatgtgacacttgtttaaaatcgtttattcataaatatgaaCTTGTATCACATTTAAGGTCTcatacgggggaaaagccttacaagtgtgaaatttgtttaaaatcatttactcgaaaatttAGTCTCAGGTTACATAAAAAAGCGcattctgggataaaaccacacaaatgtgacatttgtgtaAAATCGATTTTCCATAAATCTAGCCTCGTgacacataaaaaatttcatcctGGGATAcaatcatacaaatgtgacatttgtttaaaatcatttatccaaaaatatggacttgtgttacatttaaggtctcacatgggggaaaagccttacaattgtgacgtttgtttaaaatcatttatacgAAAAGATAGACTTGTGAtgcatttaagatctcacacaggtgacaagccttacaagtgtgaaatgtGTTCAAAGtcattttctgaaaaatctagccttaaatcacatgtaatattgcatactgaGATaagaccacacaaatgtgaaatttgtttaaaatcattttctcataaATCTACCTTTaaatcacataaaaaattgcattctgggataaaaccacacaaatgtgaaatttgtttaaaatcattttctcataaATCTAGCCTCGTTTCCCATGAGAAATTACATACTGGGAtacaaccatacaaatgtgacatttgtttaaaatcatttattcgaaaagataAACTGGtaatacatttaagatctcacacaggagaaaagccttacaaatgtgacatttgtttaaaatcatttactcaaaaatctagcctcctgtcacatgaaaaattgcattctgggattaaaccacacaaatgtgaaatttgtttaaaatcattttctcataaATCTAGCCTCGtttcacatgaaaaattacatactgggataaaaccatacaaatgtaacatttgtttaaaatcatttattcgaaaggATAAACTGGTAATACATTTAAGTTCTCACACGgtggaaaagccttacaagtgtgaaatttgtttaaaatcattttctcataaATCTACTCTCGtttcacatgaaaaattacacactgagataaaaccacactaa